A genomic segment from Sciurus carolinensis chromosome 1, mSciCar1.2, whole genome shotgun sequence encodes:
- the Srsf10 gene encoding serine/arginine-rich splicing factor 10 isoform X6 gives MSRYLRPPNTSLFVRNVADDTRSEDLRREFGRYGPIVDVYVPLDFYTRRPRGFAYVQFEDVRDAEDALHNLDRKWICGRQIEIQFAQGDRKTPNQMKAKEGRNVYSSSRYDDYDRYRRSRSRSYERRRSRSRSFDYNYRRSYSPRNSRPTGRPRRSRSHSDNDRFKHRNRSFSRSKSNSRSRSKSQPKKEMKAKSRSRPNCSWNTQYSSAYYTSRKI, from the exons ATGTCCCGCTACCTGCGCCCCCCCAACACGTCTCTGTTCGTCAGGAACGTGGCCGACGACACCAG GTCTGAAGATTTACGGCGTGAATTTGGTCGTTATGGTCCTATAGTCGATGTGTATGTTCCACTTGATTTCTACACTCGACGCCCAAGAGGATTTGCTTATGTTCA ATTTGAGGATGTTCGTGATGCTGAAGATGCTTTACATAATTTGGACAGAAAATGGATTTGTGGACGTCAAATCGAAATACAGTTTGCACAGGGGGATCGAAAGA CTCCAAATCAAATGAAAGCCAAGGAAGGGAGGAATGTGTACAGTTCTTCACGCTATGATGATTATGATAGATACAGACGTTCTAGAAGCCGAAGTTACGAAAGGAGGAGATCAAGAAGTCGGTCTTTTGATTACAACTATAGAAGATCTTATAGCCCTCGAAA CAGTAGACCGACTGGAAGACCACGGCGTAGCAGAAGCCATTCCGACAATGATAG ATTCAAACACCGAAATCGATCTTTTTCAAGATCTAAATCCAATTCAAGATCACGGTCCAAGTCCCAGcccaagaaagaaatgaaggctaAATCACGTTCTAG ACCAAACTGCAGCTGGAATACCCAGTACAGTTCTGCTTACTACACTTCAAGAAAGATCTGA
- the Srsf10 gene encoding serine/arginine-rich splicing factor 10 isoform X2, producing MSRYLRPPNTSLFVRNVADDTRSEDLRREFGRYGPIVDVYVPLDFYTRRPRGFAYVQFEDVRDAEDALHNLDRKWICGRQIEIQFAQGDRKTPNQMKAKEGRNVYSSSRYDDYDRYRRSRSRSYERRRSRSRSFDYNYRRSYSPRNRPTGRPRRSRSHSDNDRFKHRNRSFSRSKSNSRSRSKSQPKKEMKAKSRSRSASHTKTRGTSKTDSKTHYKSGSRYEKESRKKEPPRSKSQSRSQSRSRSKSRSRSWTSPKSSGH from the exons ATGTCCCGCTACCTGCGCCCCCCCAACACGTCTCTGTTCGTCAGGAACGTGGCCGACGACACCAG GTCTGAAGATTTACGGCGTGAATTTGGTCGTTATGGTCCTATAGTCGATGTGTATGTTCCACTTGATTTCTACACTCGACGCCCAAGAGGATTTGCTTATGTTCA ATTTGAGGATGTTCGTGATGCTGAAGATGCTTTACATAATTTGGACAGAAAATGGATTTGTGGACGTCAAATCGAAATACAGTTTGCACAGGGGGATCGAAAGA CTCCAAATCAAATGAAAGCCAAGGAAGGGAGGAATGTGTACAGTTCTTCACGCTATGATGATTATGATAGATACAGACGTTCTAGAAGCCGAAGTTACGAAAGGAGGAGATCAAGAAGTCGGTCTTTTGATTACAACTATAGAAGATCTTATAGCCCTCGAAA TAGACCGACTGGAAGACCACGGCGTAGCAGAAGCCATTCCGACAATGATAG ATTCAAACACCGAAATCGATCTTTTTCAAGATCTAAATCCAATTCAAGATCACGGTCCAAGTCCCAGcccaagaaagaaatgaaggctaAATCACGTTCTAGGTCTGCATCTCACACCAAAACTAGAGGCACCTCTAAAACAGATTCCAAAACACATTATAAGTCTGGCTCAAGATATGAAAAGGAATCAAGGAAAAAAGAACCACctagatccaaatctcagtcaagatCACAGTCTAGGTCTAGGTCAAAATCTAGATCAAGGTCTTGGACTAGTCCTAAGTCCAGTGGCCACTGA
- the Srsf10 gene encoding serine/arginine-rich splicing factor 10 isoform X5 → MSRYLRPPNTSLFVRNVADDTRSEDLRREFGRYGPIVDVYVPLDFYTRRPRGFAYVQFEDVRDAEDALHNLDRKWICGRQIEIQFAQGDRKTPNQMKAKEGRNVYSSSRYDDYDRYRRSRSRSYERRRSRSRSFDYNYRRSYSPRNRPTGRPRRSRSHSDNDRPNCSWNTQYSSAYYTSRKI, encoded by the exons ATGTCCCGCTACCTGCGCCCCCCCAACACGTCTCTGTTCGTCAGGAACGTGGCCGACGACACCAG GTCTGAAGATTTACGGCGTGAATTTGGTCGTTATGGTCCTATAGTCGATGTGTATGTTCCACTTGATTTCTACACTCGACGCCCAAGAGGATTTGCTTATGTTCA ATTTGAGGATGTTCGTGATGCTGAAGATGCTTTACATAATTTGGACAGAAAATGGATTTGTGGACGTCAAATCGAAATACAGTTTGCACAGGGGGATCGAAAGA CTCCAAATCAAATGAAAGCCAAGGAAGGGAGGAATGTGTACAGTTCTTCACGCTATGATGATTATGATAGATACAGACGTTCTAGAAGCCGAAGTTACGAAAGGAGGAGATCAAGAAGTCGGTCTTTTGATTACAACTATAGAAGATCTTATAGCCCTCGAAA TAGACCGACTGGAAGACCACGGCGTAGCAGAAGCCATTCCGACAATGATAG ACCAAACTGCAGCTGGAATACCCAGTACAGTTCTGCTTACTACACTTCAAGAAAGATCTGA
- the Srsf10 gene encoding serine/arginine-rich splicing factor 10 isoform X4 translates to MSRYLRPPNTSLFVRNVADDTRSEDLRREFGRYGPIVDVYVPLDFYTRRPRGFAYVQFEDVRDAEDALHNLDRKWICGRQIEIQFAQGDRKTPNQMKAKEGRNVYSSSRYDDYDRYRRSRSRSYERRRSRSRSFDYNYRRSYSPRNSRPTGRPRRSRSHSDNDRPNCSWNTQYSSAYYTSRKI, encoded by the exons ATGTCCCGCTACCTGCGCCCCCCCAACACGTCTCTGTTCGTCAGGAACGTGGCCGACGACACCAG GTCTGAAGATTTACGGCGTGAATTTGGTCGTTATGGTCCTATAGTCGATGTGTATGTTCCACTTGATTTCTACACTCGACGCCCAAGAGGATTTGCTTATGTTCA ATTTGAGGATGTTCGTGATGCTGAAGATGCTTTACATAATTTGGACAGAAAATGGATTTGTGGACGTCAAATCGAAATACAGTTTGCACAGGGGGATCGAAAGA CTCCAAATCAAATGAAAGCCAAGGAAGGGAGGAATGTGTACAGTTCTTCACGCTATGATGATTATGATAGATACAGACGTTCTAGAAGCCGAAGTTACGAAAGGAGGAGATCAAGAAGTCGGTCTTTTGATTACAACTATAGAAGATCTTATAGCCCTCGAAA CAGTAGACCGACTGGAAGACCACGGCGTAGCAGAAGCCATTCCGACAATGATAG ACCAAACTGCAGCTGGAATACCCAGTACAGTTCTGCTTACTACACTTCAAGAAAGATCTGA
- the Srsf10 gene encoding serine/arginine-rich splicing factor 10 isoform X1, with the protein MSRYLRPPNTSLFVRNVADDTRSEDLRREFGRYGPIVDVYVPLDFYTRRPRGFAYVQFEDVRDAEDALHNLDRKWICGRQIEIQFAQGDRKTPNQMKAKEGRNVYSSSRYDDYDRYRRSRSRSYERRRSRSRSFDYNYRRSYSPRNSRPTGRPRRSRSHSDNDRFKHRNRSFSRSKSNSRSRSKSQPKKEMKAKSRSRSASHTKTRGTSKTDSKTHYKSGSRYEKESRKKEPPRSKSQSRSQSRSRSKSRSRSWTSPKSSGH; encoded by the exons ATGTCCCGCTACCTGCGCCCCCCCAACACGTCTCTGTTCGTCAGGAACGTGGCCGACGACACCAG GTCTGAAGATTTACGGCGTGAATTTGGTCGTTATGGTCCTATAGTCGATGTGTATGTTCCACTTGATTTCTACACTCGACGCCCAAGAGGATTTGCTTATGTTCA ATTTGAGGATGTTCGTGATGCTGAAGATGCTTTACATAATTTGGACAGAAAATGGATTTGTGGACGTCAAATCGAAATACAGTTTGCACAGGGGGATCGAAAGA CTCCAAATCAAATGAAAGCCAAGGAAGGGAGGAATGTGTACAGTTCTTCACGCTATGATGATTATGATAGATACAGACGTTCTAGAAGCCGAAGTTACGAAAGGAGGAGATCAAGAAGTCGGTCTTTTGATTACAACTATAGAAGATCTTATAGCCCTCGAAA CAGTAGACCGACTGGAAGACCACGGCGTAGCAGAAGCCATTCCGACAATGATAG ATTCAAACACCGAAATCGATCTTTTTCAAGATCTAAATCCAATTCAAGATCACGGTCCAAGTCCCAGcccaagaaagaaatgaaggctaAATCACGTTCTAGGTCTGCATCTCACACCAAAACTAGAGGCACCTCTAAAACAGATTCCAAAACACATTATAAGTCTGGCTCAAGATATGAAAAGGAATCAAGGAAAAAAGAACCACctagatccaaatctcagtcaagatCACAGTCTAGGTCTAGGTCAAAATCTAGATCAAGGTCTTGGACTAGTCCTAAGTCCAGTGGCCACTGA
- the Srsf10 gene encoding serine/arginine-rich splicing factor 10 isoform X3, whose amino-acid sequence MFTPLTFSTFEDVRDAEDALHNLDRKWICGRQIEIQFAQGDRKTPNQMKAKEGRNVYSSSRYDDYDRYRRSRSRSYERRRSRSRSFDYNYRRSYSPRNSRPTGRPRRSRSHSDNDRFKHRNRSFSRSKSNSRSRSKSQPKKEMKAKSRSRSASHTKTRGTSKTDSKTHYKSGSRYEKESRKKEPPRSKSQSRSQSRSRSKSRSRSWTSPKSSGH is encoded by the exons ATGTTCA CCCCCTTAACATTTAGCACATTTGAGGATGTTCGTGATGCTGAAGATGCTTTACATAATTTGGACAGAAAATGGATTTGTGGACGTCAAATCGAAATACAGTTTGCACAGGGGGATCGAAAGA CTCCAAATCAAATGAAAGCCAAGGAAGGGAGGAATGTGTACAGTTCTTCACGCTATGATGATTATGATAGATACAGACGTTCTAGAAGCCGAAGTTACGAAAGGAGGAGATCAAGAAGTCGGTCTTTTGATTACAACTATAGAAGATCTTATAGCCCTCGAAA CAGTAGACCGACTGGAAGACCACGGCGTAGCAGAAGCCATTCCGACAATGATAG ATTCAAACACCGAAATCGATCTTTTTCAAGATCTAAATCCAATTCAAGATCACGGTCCAAGTCCCAGcccaagaaagaaatgaaggctaAATCACGTTCTAGGTCTGCATCTCACACCAAAACTAGAGGCACCTCTAAAACAGATTCCAAAACACATTATAAGTCTGGCTCAAGATATGAAAAGGAATCAAGGAAAAAAGAACCACctagatccaaatctcagtcaagatCACAGTCTAGGTCTAGGTCAAAATCTAGATCAAGGTCTTGGACTAGTCCTAAGTCCAGTGGCCACTGA
- the Pnrc2 gene encoding proline-rich nuclear receptor coactivator 2 has protein sequence MGGGERYNIPAPQSRNGSKNQQQLNRQKTKDQNSQMKIVHKKKERGHGYNSSTAAWQAMQNGGKNKNFPSNPNWNASLSSPSLLFKSQANQNYAGAKFSEPPSPSVLPKPPSHWVPVNFNPSDKEIMTFQLKTLLKVQV, from the coding sequence ATGGGTGGAGGAGAGAGGTATAACATTCCAGCCCCTCAATCTAGAAATGGTAGTAAGAACCAACAGCAGCTTAATAGACAGAAGACCAAGGATCAGAATTCCCAGATGAAAATTgttcataagaaaaaagaaagaggacatGGTTATAATTCATCCACAGCTGCATGGCAGGCCATGCAAAATGGGGGGAAGAACAAAAATTTTCCAAGTAATCCAAATTGGAATGCTAGCTTATCAAGTCCCAGCTTACTTTTTAAGTCTCAAGCTAATCAGAACTATGCTGGAGCCAAATTTAGTGAGCCACCATCACCAAGTGTTCTTCCCAAACCACCAAGCCACTGGGTTCCTGTGAACTTTAATCCTTCAGACAAGGAAATAATGACATTTCAACTTAAAACCTTACTTAAAGTACAGgtataa